Proteins from one Hemiscyllium ocellatum isolate sHemOce1 chromosome 30, sHemOce1.pat.X.cur, whole genome shotgun sequence genomic window:
- the smim12 gene encoding small integral membrane protein 12 — MWPLLWVAVRTYAPYITFPVAFVVGAVGYNLEWFIRGEQKQPVEEKSIFELREERKLAEITDKDCTKVLSLKDKLEFTPRAVLNRNRPDKASNS; from the coding sequence ATGTGGCCTCTCTTGTGGGTTGCTGTCCGTACATATGCACCCTATATAACCTTTCCTGTGGCCTTTGTGGTTGGGGCAGTGGGATACAACTTAGAGTGGTTTATTCGTGGGGAGCAAAAGCAGCCAGTCGAAGAGAAAAGCATTTTTGAATTGCGTGAAGAGAGAAAACTTGCTGAAATCACAGATAAAGATTGTACCAAAGTGCTAAGCCTAAAGGACAAACTTGAGTTCACGCCAAGGGCAGTGCTAAACAGGAATCGACCAGACAAGGCCAGTAATAGCTAG